One Pseudonocardia sediminis DNA window includes the following coding sequences:
- the truA gene encoding tRNA pseudouridine(38-40) synthase TruA, which translates to MDIAYDGTDFSGWAMQPSQRTVCGVLTESLSTVLRQPVSLTVAGRTDAGVHADGQVAHVDLPESVEPDRLVRRLNRLLPADVRVRAITPVPAEFDARFGALRRHYRYRVATAPYGADPLRARDTVAWPYALDLDAVNAASGLLLGEHDFAAFCKRRDGATTVRALQELSWAPAPGEDGVVVAAVSADAFCHSMVRSLVGALLDVGRGRRAPEWPASLLSRAARASEVVVAPAHGLSLVGVDYPDDAELAARAEQTRRVRVPGQA; encoded by the coding sequence CTGGACATCGCCTACGACGGCACCGACTTCTCCGGCTGGGCCATGCAGCCCTCGCAGCGCACCGTGTGCGGGGTGCTGACGGAGTCGCTGTCGACCGTGCTGCGCCAACCGGTGTCGCTGACCGTCGCCGGGCGCACCGACGCCGGGGTGCACGCCGACGGACAGGTCGCGCACGTCGACCTGCCGGAGTCGGTCGAACCGGACCGGCTGGTGCGGCGGCTGAACCGGCTGCTGCCCGCCGACGTCCGGGTCCGCGCGATCACGCCGGTCCCCGCGGAGTTCGACGCACGGTTCGGCGCGCTGCGCCGGCACTACCGCTACCGCGTCGCCACCGCCCCGTACGGCGCGGACCCCCTGCGTGCCCGCGACACCGTCGCCTGGCCGTACGCGCTGGACCTCGACGCGGTGAACGCCGCGTCCGGGCTGCTGCTCGGCGAGCACGACTTCGCCGCGTTCTGCAAGCGCCGCGACGGCGCGACGACCGTCCGGGCGCTGCAGGAGCTGTCCTGGGCGCCCGCGCCCGGGGAGGACGGCGTCGTGGTGGCCGCGGTGTCGGCGGACGCGTTCTGCCACTCGATGGTGCGCAGCCTCGTCGGTGCGCTGCTCGACGTCGGGCGGGGCCGCCGGGCGCCGGAGTGGCCCGCCTCCCTGCTGAGCCGGGCCGCCCGGGCCAGCGAGGTCGTCGTGGCGCCCGCGCACGGGCTCTCGCTCGTGGGCGTCGACTACCCCGACGACGCCGAGCTCGCCGCCCGGGCCGAGCAGACCCGTCGTGTCCGGGTGCCGGGCCAGGCCTGA
- the rplQ gene encoding 50S ribosomal protein L17, with translation MPQPTKGARLGGSAAHQRLILANLATSLFQHGRITTTEAKARRLRPYAERIITKAKVGDLHNRREIMKLIRDKDVVQRLCTEIGPFFADRSGGYTRITKVMPRKGDNAAMAVIELIQSKTVADEADRARRSAGSRGAAPAATSAPADTTDADADESATAAAEAADEAAEKALDAAVEAEEAAPGSDVADRAVDAAVAAEEAADATSEAAEESGSTEDAPYGAGSHAPLEDKSEAPAGFPVKGNEDSKIYHVPESGHYARTIAEVWFATPGDAEAAGFRPPNANEATDADS, from the coding sequence ATGCCACAGCCCACCAAGGGTGCCCGCCTGGGCGGTTCGGCCGCGCACCAGCGGCTGATCCTGGCCAATCTGGCGACCTCGCTGTTCCAGCACGGCCGGATCACCACGACCGAGGCCAAGGCCCGCCGTCTCCGCCCGTATGCGGAGCGGATCATCACCAAGGCCAAGGTCGGCGACCTGCACAACCGTCGCGAGATCATGAAGCTGATCCGCGACAAGGACGTCGTCCAGCGTCTCTGCACCGAGATCGGCCCGTTCTTCGCCGACCGCAGCGGTGGCTACACCCGCATCACCAAGGTGATGCCGCGCAAGGGTGACAACGCCGCGATGGCCGTCATCGAGCTGATCCAGTCGAAGACGGTCGCCGACGAGGCCGACCGGGCACGTCGCTCTGCCGGTTCGCGTGGCGCGGCTCCGGCCGCGACGTCGGCCCCGGCCGACACCACCGACGCCGACGCCGACGAGTCGGCCACCGCGGCGGCCGAGGCCGCCGACGAGGCCGCCGAGAAGGCGCTCGACGCGGCGGTCGAGGCCGAGGAGGCCGCGCCGGGCAGCGACGTGGCCGACCGTGCCGTCGACGCGGCCGTGGCCGCCGAGGAGGCCGCGGACGCCACGTCCGAGGCCGCCGAGGAGTCCGGTTCGACCGAGGACGCGCCCTACGGTGCGGGCAGCCACGCCCCGCTGGAGGACAAGTCCGAGGCGCCGGCCGGTTTCCCGGTCAAGGGCAACGAGGACTCGAAGATCTACCACGTTCCGGAGTCGGGGCACTACGCCCGGACCATCGCCGAGGTCTGGTTCGCCACCCCCGGTGACGCGGAGGCCGCAGGCTTCCGCCCGCCGAACGCGAACGAGGCCACGGACGCCGACTCCTGA
- a CDS encoding DNA-directed RNA polymerase subunit alpha: MLISQRPSLTEDTVTETRSRFVIEPLEPGFGYTLGNSLRRTLLSSIPGAAVTSIRIDGVLHEFTTVPGVKEDVTDIILNLKELVVSSEEDEPVTMYLRKQGPGAVTAGDIVPPAGVTVHNPDLHIASLNDKGRLEVELVVERGRGYVPAMQNKATGAEIGRIPVDSIYSPVLKVTYKVEATRVEQRTDFDKLVLDVESKPSISPRDALASSGKTLVELFGLARELNTDAEGIEIGPSPQEADTIAAFAMPIEELDLTVRSYNCLKREGIHTVGELVGRSEADLLDIRNFGAKSIDEVKMKLVGLGLALKDSPPGFDPSAAAAEYGSDGFDPDQPFGDDGQDYAETEQL; encoded by the coding sequence ATGCTGATCTCTCAGCGCCCCTCTCTCACCGAGGACACGGTCACCGAGACCCGGTCGCGGTTCGTCATCGAGCCGCTCGAGCCGGGCTTCGGCTACACCCTCGGCAACTCCCTGCGCCGGACCCTGCTCTCGTCCATCCCCGGCGCGGCCGTCACCAGCATCCGCATCGACGGCGTCCTGCACGAGTTCACCACCGTCCCGGGGGTGAAGGAGGACGTCACCGACATCATCCTGAACCTCAAGGAGCTCGTGGTGAGCTCCGAGGAGGACGAGCCGGTCACGATGTACCTGCGCAAGCAGGGCCCGGGAGCGGTCACCGCCGGCGACATCGTGCCGCCGGCCGGCGTCACCGTGCACAACCCGGACCTGCACATCGCGTCCCTCAACGACAAGGGCCGGCTCGAGGTCGAGCTGGTCGTCGAGCGGGGCCGCGGCTACGTGCCGGCCATGCAGAACAAGGCCACCGGCGCCGAGATCGGCCGCATCCCGGTCGACTCGATCTACTCGCCGGTCCTGAAGGTCACCTACAAGGTCGAGGCCACCCGTGTCGAGCAGCGCACGGACTTCGACAAGCTGGTGCTCGACGTCGAGAGCAAGCCCTCGATCAGCCCCCGGGACGCGCTGGCATCGTCCGGCAAGACCCTGGTGGAGCTGTTCGGCCTGGCTCGTGAGCTCAACACGGACGCCGAGGGCATCGAGATCGGACCGTCTCCGCAGGAGGCGGACACCATCGCGGCGTTCGCGATGCCGATCGAGGAGCTCGACCTCACGGTCCGCTCCTACAACTGCCTCAAGCGTGAGGGCATCCACACCGTGGGTGAGCTGGTCGGCCGCAGTGAGGCCGACCTGCTCGACATCCGCAACTTCGGTGCCAAGTCGATCGACGAGGTCAAGATGAAGCTCGTCGGTCTCGGCCTGGCCCTCAAGGACAGCCCGCCCGGATTCGACCCGTCGGCCGCGGCCGCCGAGTACGGCTCCGACGGGTTCGACCCGGACCAGCCGTTCGGCGACGACGGCCAGGACTACGCAGAAACGGAGCAGTTGTAG
- the rpsD gene encoding 30S ribosomal protein S4, protein MARYTGPMTRKSRRLKVDLVGGDQAFERRPYPPGQHGRIRIKETEYLLQLQEKQKARFAYGLQEKQMRTYYEEAHRREGKTGDELLQLLESRLDNVVYRAGLARTRRMARQLVNHGHFLVNGKKVDIPSFRVSRYDVIDVKEKSRNTDPFVIAKELFGDRPVPAWLQVVPSNLRILVHQLPERAQIDTQVTEQLIVEYYSK, encoded by the coding sequence ATGGCTCGTTACACAGGCCCCATGACCCGCAAGTCCCGCCGGCTGAAGGTCGACCTCGTCGGCGGCGACCAGGCGTTCGAGCGTCGCCCGTATCCGCCCGGCCAGCACGGCCGGATCCGGATCAAGGAGACGGAGTACCTGCTCCAGCTGCAGGAGAAGCAGAAGGCCCGCTTCGCCTACGGTCTGCAGGAGAAGCAGATGCGCACCTACTACGAGGAGGCGCACCGTCGCGAGGGCAAGACCGGCGACGAGCTGCTCCAGCTCCTCGAGTCGCGCCTGGACAACGTCGTGTACCGGGCCGGCCTGGCCCGCACCCGGCGGATGGCCCGTCAGCTCGTGAACCACGGACACTTCCTGGTCAACGGCAAGAAGGTCGACATCCCCAGCTTCCGCGTCTCCCGCTACGACGTCATCGACGTCAAGGAGAAGTCGCGGAACACGGACCCGTTCGTGATCGCCAAGGAGCTCTTCGGCGACCGTCCGGTGCCGGCGTGGCTGCAGGTCGTCCCGTCGAACCTGCGCATCCTGGTCCACCAGCTGCCCGAGCGGGCTCAGATCGACACCCAGGTCACCGAGCAGCTCATCGTCGAGTACTACTCGAAGTAG
- the rpsK gene encoding 30S ribosomal protein S11, whose translation MPPRTRQGGAGAKKVRRREKKNVAHGHAHIKSTFNNTIVTITDPTGAVICWASSGHVGLKGSRKSTPFAAQLAAENAARKAAEHGMKKVDVFVKGPGSGRETAIRSLQAAGLEVGTISDVTPQPHNGCRPPKRRRV comes from the coding sequence ATGCCGCCCCGTACACGCCAGGGCGGTGCCGGAGCCAAGAAGGTCCGCCGCCGCGAGAAGAAGAACGTCGCGCACGGTCACGCGCACATCAAGTCGACGTTCAACAACACGATCGTGACGATCACCGACCCGACCGGCGCCGTGATCTGCTGGGCCTCGTCCGGCCACGTGGGCCTCAAGGGCTCGCGCAAGTCGACGCCGTTCGCCGCGCAGCTCGCTGCGGAGAACGCCGCGCGCAAGGCCGCCGAGCACGGCATGAAGAAGGTCGACGTGTTCGTGAAGGGTCCCGGCTCCGGCCGCGAGACCGCGATCCGTTCGCTGCAGGCAGCCGGCCTCGAGGTCGGCACCATTTCCGACGTCACCCCGCAGCCGCACAACGGCTGCCGCCCGCCCAAGCGGCGCCGGGTCTAG
- the rpsM gene encoding 30S ribosomal protein S13, which produces MARVAGVDLPRDKRMEIALTYIFGVGRTRSKQILEGTAISPDLRSKDLTDEDVTKLREYIEEHLRVEGDLRREVQADIRRKIEIGSYQGIRHRRGLPVRGQRTKTNARGRKGPKKTVAGKKKAGKK; this is translated from the coding sequence ATGGCACGAGTTGCCGGCGTAGACCTCCCCCGCGACAAGCGGATGGAGATCGCGCTCACCTACATCTTCGGGGTCGGGCGTACCCGCTCGAAGCAGATCCTCGAGGGCACCGCGATCAGTCCGGACCTGCGGTCCAAGGACCTGACCGACGAGGACGTCACCAAGCTCCGCGAGTACATCGAGGAGCACCTGCGGGTCGAGGGTGACCTGCGCCGCGAGGTGCAGGCCGACATCCGCCGCAAGATCGAGATCGGGTCCTACCAGGGGATCCGTCACCGCCGCGGACTGCCGGTGCGCGGCCAGCGGACCAAGACCAACGCCCGCGGGCGCAAGGGTCCGAAGAAGACCGTCGCCGGCAAGAAGAAGGCAGGTAAGAAGTAA
- the rpmJ gene encoding 50S ribosomal protein L36, with the protein MKVKPSVKKICDKCQVIRRNGRVIVICSNLRHKQRQG; encoded by the coding sequence GTGAAGGTCAAGCCCAGCGTCAAGAAGATCTGCGACAAGTGCCAGGTGATCCGCCGTAACGGCCGGGTCATCGTGATCTGCTCGAACCTGCGGCACAAGCAGCGCCAGGGCTGA
- the infA gene encoding translation initiation factor IF-1 — translation MAKKDGAIEVEGRVVEPLPNAMFRVELENGHRVLAHISGKMRQHYIRILPEDRVVVELSPYDLSRGRIVYRYK, via the coding sequence ATGGCCAAGAAGGACGGGGCGATCGAGGTCGAAGGCCGGGTCGTCGAACCCCTGCCGAACGCGATGTTCCGCGTGGAGCTGGAGAACGGGCACCGGGTCCTCGCGCACATCAGCGGGAAGATGCGGCAGCACTACATCCGGATCCTCCCCGAGGACCGGGTGGTGGTCGAGCTGTCGCCCTACGACCTGAGCCGCGGCCGCATCGTCTACCGCTACAAGTAG
- a CDS encoding NAD(P)(+) transhydrogenase (Re/Si-specific) subunit beta, with product MEIVEPVLYLIAFALFIYGLMGLTGPRTAVRGNWIAAVGMAIAMLTVLGVVIVNGANNIVWILIGLVVGTILGVPSARRVKMTQMPQMVALFNGVGGGTVALIAWSEFLATPGFEGRAGVFVVASLFSAIVGSISFWGSLVAFGKLQEILSSSPIGLGKAQQLVNAILLIGAIVCAVFAGTGNTSQLWIVAVLVLAGILGVMVVLPIGGADMPVVISLLNAMTGLAAAAAGLALNNTAMMVAGMIVGASGSILTNQMAQAMNRTIPAIVAGGFGGASVAAADDDPNKTVKSTSAADAAIQMAYAERVIVVPGYGLAVAQAQHAIKEMAKLLEAKGVDVRYAIHPVAGRMPGHMNVLLAEAEVSYDVLKEMDEINDDFSRTDVTIVIGANDVTNPSARNDKSSAIYGMPILNVDQSHNVIVLKRSMSSGFAGIENPLFFLDNTSMLFGDAKSSVEKVTEELKAL from the coding sequence ATGGAGATCGTCGAGCCGGTCCTCTACCTGATCGCCTTCGCCCTGTTCATCTACGGCCTGATGGGCCTGACCGGGCCCCGCACCGCCGTCCGCGGCAACTGGATCGCCGCGGTCGGCATGGCGATCGCGATGCTCACGGTGCTGGGCGTGGTGATCGTCAACGGCGCGAACAACATCGTCTGGATCCTCATCGGACTGGTGGTCGGCACGATCCTCGGCGTCCCGTCGGCCCGGCGGGTCAAGATGACCCAGATGCCGCAGATGGTGGCGCTGTTCAACGGTGTCGGCGGCGGCACGGTGGCCCTGATCGCCTGGTCGGAGTTCCTGGCCACGCCCGGCTTCGAGGGCCGGGCGGGTGTGTTCGTGGTCGCCTCGCTGTTCTCGGCGATCGTCGGCTCGATCTCGTTCTGGGGATCGCTGGTCGCGTTCGGCAAGCTGCAGGAGATCCTCTCGTCCTCGCCGATCGGGCTGGGCAAGGCGCAGCAGCTGGTGAACGCGATCCTGCTGATCGGTGCGATCGTCTGTGCCGTGTTCGCGGGGACGGGCAACACCTCGCAGCTGTGGATCGTCGCGGTGCTGGTCCTGGCCGGGATCCTCGGCGTGATGGTCGTGCTGCCGATCGGCGGCGCGGACATGCCGGTCGTCATCTCGCTGCTCAACGCCATGACCGGTCTGGCGGCGGCCGCCGCGGGCCTCGCGCTGAACAACACGGCGATGATGGTCGCCGGCATGATCGTCGGTGCGTCCGGTTCGATCCTGACCAACCAGATGGCGCAGGCGATGAACCGGACCATCCCGGCGATCGTCGCCGGCGGGTTCGGCGGGGCCTCGGTGGCCGCGGCCGACGACGACCCGAACAAGACCGTCAAGTCCACCTCGGCGGCGGACGCGGCGATCCAGATGGCCTACGCCGAGCGCGTCATCGTGGTGCCGGGGTACGGCCTGGCCGTGGCGCAGGCCCAGCACGCCATCAAGGAGATGGCCAAGCTGCTGGAGGCCAAGGGCGTCGACGTCCGGTACGCGATCCACCCGGTCGCCGGCCGGATGCCCGGGCACATGAACGTGCTGCTGGCCGAGGCCGAGGTCTCCTACGACGTGCTCAAGGAGATGGACGAGATCAACGACGACTTCTCCCGCACCGACGTCACGATCGTGATCGGGGCGAACGACGTCACGAACCCGTCCGCGCGCAACGACAAGAGCTCGGCGATCTACGGCATGCCGATCCTCAACGTCGACCAGAGCCACAACGTCATCGTGCTCAAGCGGTCGATGAGCTCCGGGTTCGCCGGCATCGAGAACCCGCTCTTCTTCCTGGACAACACGTCCATGCTCTTCGGCGACGCGAAGTCGTCGGTGGAGAAGGTGACCGAGGAGCTCAAGGCCCTGTAG
- a CDS encoding NAD(P) transhydrogenase subunit alpha codes for MESGSLLANIAILVLAGFVGFAVISKVPNTLHTPLMSGTNAIHGIVVLGGMIVLGELENATVLEIILLTVAIAFGMINVIGGFLVTDRMLGMFKGKQPPKPGAEKDTGDGDAQTLTAEKAAKGGA; via the coding sequence ATGGAATCGGGCAGCCTGCTGGCGAACATCGCGATCCTGGTCCTGGCCGGGTTCGTCGGGTTCGCCGTCATCTCGAAGGTGCCGAACACGCTGCACACCCCGCTGATGTCGGGCACGAACGCGATCCACGGGATCGTCGTGCTGGGCGGGATGATCGTGCTCGGCGAGCTGGAGAACGCGACGGTGCTGGAGATCATCCTGCTCACCGTCGCCATCGCGTTCGGAATGATCAACGTGATCGGCGGCTTTCTCGTCACCGACCGCATGCTGGGCATGTTCAAGGGCAAGCAGCCGCCGAAGCCGGGGGCCGAGAAGGACACCGGCGACGGTGACGCCCAGACCCTGACCGCCGAGAAGGCAGCGAAGGGCGGCGCGTGA
- a CDS encoding Re/Si-specific NAD(P)(+) transhydrogenase subunit alpha, with the protein MGEEAGQSPPSEAQAKRESTPGRTTSVGVPKESVEGERRVALVPKVIEKLQKRGAEIVVESGAGLEALIPDEAFTDAGATIGDPWSCDVVVKVAPPTQDEISKLGRDSTLIGFLAPLTSPETIEALRSAGVQAFAMESIPRISRAQGMDALSSQANVSGYKAVLVAAQESTRFFPMLTTAAGTVKPATALILGVGVAGLQALATAKRLGARTTGYDVRPDVADQVKSLGAQWLDLGIEAAGEGGYARELSDDERRKQQEQLELAITGFDVVITTAQVPGREAPRLVSAKAVEGMRPGSVIVDLAGEGGGNCELTEPGQTVVKHDVTIASPLNLPATMPEHASELYARNITALLELMLSDGVLEPDFDDEVLAKSCVTRDAPAAPAGDADAKEES; encoded by the coding sequence ATGGGCGAAGAGGCCGGGCAGTCGCCACCGAGCGAAGCGCAGGCGAAGCGAGAGTCGACACCGGGACGGACGACGTCGGTCGGTGTGCCGAAGGAGTCGGTGGAGGGTGAGCGCCGGGTGGCGCTCGTCCCCAAGGTCATCGAGAAGTTGCAGAAGCGTGGGGCCGAGATCGTCGTCGAGTCCGGTGCCGGGCTCGAGGCGCTGATCCCGGACGAGGCGTTCACCGACGCCGGCGCGACGATCGGGGATCCCTGGTCGTGCGACGTCGTGGTCAAGGTGGCGCCTCCGACGCAGGACGAGATCAGCAAGCTGGGACGCGACAGCACGCTGATCGGGTTCCTGGCCCCGCTGACGTCGCCCGAGACGATCGAGGCGTTGAGGTCGGCCGGTGTGCAGGCGTTCGCGATGGAGTCGATCCCGCGGATCTCGCGTGCGCAGGGCATGGACGCGCTGAGCTCGCAGGCGAACGTCTCCGGGTACAAGGCCGTGCTGGTCGCGGCGCAGGAGTCGACCCGCTTCTTCCCGATGCTGACCACCGCGGCCGGCACCGTGAAGCCCGCGACCGCGCTGATCCTGGGCGTCGGCGTCGCGGGCCTGCAGGCGCTGGCGACGGCCAAGCGCCTCGGTGCGCGCACCACCGGCTACGACGTCCGCCCGGACGTCGCGGACCAGGTGAAGTCGCTCGGCGCGCAGTGGCTCGACCTCGGCATCGAGGCGGCGGGCGAGGGCGGCTACGCCCGGGAGCTCTCCGACGACGAGCGCCGCAAGCAGCAGGAGCAGCTGGAGCTGGCGATCACCGGCTTCGACGTCGTGATCACCACCGCGCAGGTCCCGGGCCGGGAGGCGCCACGGCTGGTCAGCGCGAAGGCCGTGGAGGGCATGCGGCCGGGCAGCGTGATCGTCGACCTCGCCGGTGAGGGCGGCGGGAACTGCGAGCTCACCGAGCCGGGGCAGACCGTCGTCAAGCACGACGTGACGATCGCGTCTCCGCTGAACCTGCCGGCCACGATGCCGGAGCACGCCTCCGAGCTCTATGCCCGCAACATCACGGCGCTGCTGGAGCTGATGCTCTCCGACGGCGTGCTGGAACCGGACTTCGACGACGAGGTCCTGGCCAAGAGCTGTGTCACCCGCGACGCTCCCGCCGCACCGGCCGGGGACGCGGACGCGAAGGAGGAGAGCTGA
- the map gene encoding type I methionyl aminopeptidase, which translates to MNSGRTGLLGAIARYRGRDIELKTPGQLQAMRAAGALVASTLAAVVEQTKPGVSTADLDAVAEQTIRAAGAVPSFLGYHGFPGSICASVNEQIVHGIPSPSLVLAEGDLISVDCGAILEGWHGDAAVTIPVGNVAAADLALSEACRGALAAGIAAVRPGARLTDVSFAIQEACREAANRDGADYGIVAEYGGHGIGTSMHMDPFLPNHGDAGHGPKLRPGMALAVEPMLTAGDPETVELEDGWTVVTASGGRAVHWEHTVAVTEDGPWLLTAPADEDTVLGS; encoded by the coding sequence GTGAACTCCGGCCGGACCGGTCTGCTGGGCGCCATCGCGCGCTACCGCGGACGCGACATCGAGCTCAAGACCCCGGGCCAGCTGCAGGCGATGCGGGCGGCCGGTGCGCTGGTCGCGTCGACCCTGGCCGCGGTCGTCGAGCAGACGAAGCCGGGTGTGAGCACGGCCGATCTCGACGCCGTCGCCGAGCAGACGATCCGGGCCGCGGGCGCGGTGCCGTCGTTCCTCGGCTACCACGGGTTCCCGGGCAGCATCTGCGCCTCGGTGAACGAGCAGATCGTGCACGGGATCCCGTCGCCGTCGCTCGTCCTCGCCGAGGGGGACCTGATCTCCGTGGACTGCGGGGCGATCCTCGAGGGCTGGCACGGCGACGCGGCCGTGACGATCCCGGTCGGGAACGTCGCCGCGGCGGACCTGGCGCTGTCCGAGGCGTGCCGGGGTGCACTGGCCGCGGGGATCGCCGCCGTCCGCCCGGGCGCCCGGCTGACCGACGTCTCGTTCGCCATCCAGGAGGCCTGCCGCGAGGCGGCGAACCGGGACGGCGCCGACTACGGGATCGTCGCCGAGTACGGCGGGCACGGCATCGGCACGTCGATGCACATGGACCCGTTCCTGCCGAACCACGGCGACGCCGGCCACGGGCCGAAGCTGCGTCCCGGGATGGCGCTGGCCGTCGAGCCGATGCTGACCGCGGGCGACCCGGAGACCGTCGAGCTCGAGGACGGCTGGACCGTCGTCACCGCCTCGGGCGGGCGCGCGGTGCACTGGGAGCACACGGTCGCGGTGACCGAGGACGGGCCGTGGCTGCTGACCGCTCCGGCCGATGAGGACACCGTCCTCGGTTCTTGA
- a CDS encoding adenylate kinase produces the protein MRLVLVGPPGAGKGTQAEQMAKRLDVPHISTGDLFRANLKDETELGLEAKRYMDAGNLVPNEVTVAMVKDRLGDSDAAKGFILDGFPRTTSQAGSLGEILKDKGLELDAVVQFEVDDEVVVQRLLARGRSDDNEDVIRNRQQVYRDETFPLLQYYADRLVVVDAVGEVDEITERVFTALDNRGA, from the coding sequence GTGCGACTCGTTCTGGTTGGCCCGCCCGGTGCGGGCAAGGGAACCCAGGCGGAGCAGATGGCCAAGCGGCTGGACGTCCCGCACATCTCGACCGGTGACCTGTTCCGGGCGAACCTCAAGGACGAGACCGAGCTCGGTCTCGAGGCGAAGCGCTACATGGACGCCGGGAACCTGGTGCCCAACGAGGTCACCGTCGCGATGGTCAAGGACCGCCTCGGCGACTCCGACGCCGCGAAGGGCTTCATCCTCGACGGCTTCCCGCGCACGACGTCGCAGGCCGGCTCGCTGGGCGAGATCCTGAAGGACAAGGGCCTGGAGCTCGACGCGGTCGTGCAGTTCGAGGTCGACGACGAGGTCGTGGTGCAGCGGCTGCTCGCGCGCGGCCGCAGCGACGACAACGAGGACGTCATCCGCAACCGTCAGCAGGTCTACCGGGACGAGACGTTCCCGCTGCTGCAGTACTACGCGGACCGCCTGGTCGTCGTGGACGCCGTCGGCGAGGTCGACGAGATCACCGAGCGGGTGTTCACCGCGCTGGACAACCGCGGGGCGTAG
- the secY gene encoding preprotein translocase subunit SecY, translating to MLSAFRSALTTPDLRKKILFTLGIVAIYRLGANIPSPGVSYVNVQECVRQVEGGENSSVYSLINLFSGGALLQLSILALGIMPYITASIIVQLLQVVIPRFEQLKKEGQSGQAKLTQYTRYLTIGIAILQSTGFVALAERGQLFGNCTLPVIPDSSIFTLSIIVIVMTAGTTVVMWLGEQVTERGVGNGMSLLIFASIAHRIPAEGKQILDNAGGLVFAGVCVFGLAIIASVVFVENGQRRIPVQYAKRMVGRRMYGGTSTYLPLKVNQAGVVPVIFGSSLLYLPDLIARLAGNDGGAFQQFVQTYLVDQSNWLHIILYVALIIFFTYFYVGITFNPDERAEDMKKYGGFIPGIRPGRPTAEYLNFVLSRITLPGSLYLGLIAVLPNFFLGITGSGQNQNFPFGGTAVLIMVTVGLDTLKQIESQLMQRNYEGFLR from the coding sequence GTGCTCAGCGCGTTCCGGTCGGCCCTGACCACTCCGGATCTCCGCAAGAAGATCCTCTTCACCCTGGGCATCGTCGCGATCTACCGGCTGGGTGCCAACATCCCCTCGCCGGGTGTGTCGTACGTGAACGTCCAGGAGTGCGTGCGCCAGGTGGAGGGCGGCGAGAACTCCAGCGTCTACTCGCTGATCAACCTGTTCTCCGGTGGCGCGCTGCTGCAGCTCTCGATCCTGGCGCTGGGCATCATGCCCTACATCACGGCCAGCATCATCGTGCAGCTTCTGCAGGTGGTGATCCCGCGGTTCGAGCAGCTGAAGAAGGAAGGCCAGTCCGGCCAGGCCAAGCTGACGCAGTACACGCGGTACCTGACGATCGGGATCGCGATCCTGCAGTCCACCGGCTTCGTGGCCCTGGCCGAACGGGGGCAGCTGTTCGGCAACTGCACCCTGCCGGTCATCCCGGACTCCAGCATCTTCACGCTCAGCATCATCGTGATCGTGATGACCGCCGGTACGACCGTCGTCATGTGGCTCGGTGAGCAGGTGACCGAGCGCGGCGTCGGCAACGGCATGTCACTGCTGATCTTCGCCTCGATCGCGCACCGCATCCCCGCCGAGGGCAAGCAGATCCTGGACAACGCGGGCGGGCTGGTCTTCGCCGGTGTCTGCGTGTTCGGTCTGGCCATCATCGCGAGCGTCGTGTTCGTCGAGAACGGCCAGCGCCGCATCCCCGTCCAGTACGCCAAGCGCATGGTGGGCAGGCGGATGTACGGCGGCACGTCGACCTACCTCCCGCTCAAGGTGAACCAGGCCGGCGTCGTCCCGGTGATCTTCGGTAGCTCGCTGCTGTACCTGCCCGACCTGATCGCCCGGCTCGCCGGGAACGACGGCGGAGCCTTCCAGCAGTTCGTCCAGACCTATCTGGTCGACCAGTCCAACTGGTTGCACATCATCCTGTACGTCGCACTGATCATCTTCTTCACGTACTTCTACGTCGGCATCACGTTCAACCCCGACGAGCGTGCCGAGGACATGAAGAAGTACGGCGGCTTCATCCCCGGTATCCGGCCCGGCCGGCCGACCGCGGAGTACCTGAACTTCGTGCTCAGCCGCATCACGCTGCCCGGTTCGCTGTACCTCGGCCTGATCGCGGTGCTCCCGAACTTCTTCCTCGGGATCACCGGCAGCGGCCAGAACCAGAACTTCCCGTTCGGCGGCACCGCGGTCCTGATCATGGTGACCGTGGGCCTGGACACGCTGAAGCAGATCGAGAGCCAGCTCATGCAGCGCAACTACGAGGGCTTCCTGCGTTAG